A window of the Mus pahari chromosome 1, PAHARI_EIJ_v1.1, whole genome shotgun sequence genome harbors these coding sequences:
- the Plekhf1 gene encoding pleckstrin homology domain-containing family F member 1, with protein sequence MVDHLANTEINSQRIAAVESCFGASGQPLALPGRVLLGEGVLTKECRKKAKPRIFFLFNDILVYGSIVLSKRKYRSQHIIPLEEVTLEPLPETLQAKNRWMIKTAKKSFVVSAASTTERQEWISHIEECVRRQLLATGRQPTTEHAAPWIPDKATDICMRCTQTRFSALTRRHHCRKCGFVVCAECSKERFLLPRLSPKPLRVCSLCYRELAAQKRREEARERIRGSPQQLSHLGGTVCGASSGDDDDSDEDREGNGDGDWPTQVEFYASGVSWSAFHS encoded by the coding sequence ATGGTGGACCACTTGGCAAACACGGAGATCAACAGCCAGCGGATTGCAGCAGTGGAGAGCTGTTTTGGGGCATCGGGGCAACCGCTGGCCCTGCCCGGCCGTGTGCTCCTAGGCGAGGGGGTGCTGACCAAAGAGTGCCGCAAGAAGGCCAAGCCAcgcatcttcttccttttcaacgACATCCTGGTGTATGGCAGTATTGTGCTTAGCAAGCGCAAGTACCGCAGCCAGCATATTATTCCTCTAGAAGAGGTAACATTGGAGCCACTACCCGAGACCCTGCAGGCCAAGAACCGCTGGATGATCAAGACAGCCAAGAAGTCCTTTGTGGTGTCGGCAGCCTCCACCACAGAGCGCCAGGAATGGATAAGCCACATCGAAGAGTGTGTACGGAGACAGCTGCTGGCCACAGGCCGCCAGCCCACCACGGAGCACGCAGCGCCCTGGATCCCGGACAAGGCCACGGACATCTGCATGCGCTGCACGCAGACGCGCTTCTCCGCACTCACCCGGCGTCACCACTGCCGCAAATGCGGGTTTGTGGTCTGTGCTGAGTGTTCCAAGGAGCGTTTCCTGTTGCCACGGCTCTCTCCCAAGCCCCTTCGCGTCTGCAGCCTGTGCTACCGAGAGCTGGCCGCCCAGAAGCGGAGGGAGGAGGCCAGGGAGAGGATCAGGGGCTCTCCACAGCAGCTGTCCCACCTGGGTGGCACTGTCTGTGGTGCATCCAGTGGCGATGACGATGACTCCGATGAGGACAGAGAGGGCAATGGAGATGGTGACTGGCCGACCCAGGTGGAGTTCTATGCTTCCGGTGTCTCCTGGTCAGCCTTCCATAGTTGA